In Epinephelus moara isolate mb chromosome 20, YSFRI_EMoa_1.0, whole genome shotgun sequence, the genomic stretch CAAACTTATTGGGGCACTTTAAAATGGACTGAGCAACATCAGTATGCCTCTGGATTTAGAATTGACTGTCAATTTGGTGGAACAGTGTCATGATCtaaaaggaaaaatgaacaCAGTGATCTAAGTGTACCTGCATCCCCTGTATGCACTCCTTCATCTGTTCTGTCAAGTCTCCAACACACCAGGCCAGACTCACGTGGAAAGATGGATCCTAGAAAACACACCAGAGCAAACATCATGGAGGTAAGACGCCCATGTGCACTGCTTCAGTTTTAATTCTTTCTACAATAAATCATACTGAATACTGTGCTGGGTATTTGATTGTAAAAACATAGCAGTCCCATAAGCTTTAATCAAAATTCAAATGAAACACTTGTTACAGTAAAGACGAACATCCTATTAACTAGTTCAGACCCTGCAGAGTCACCGTATTTACCCAGGTATCAATACTTCAACACCAGGAAAAGACTAACTCTAATGTAAGAGTGACACAAACTGGTCTAGTAGACCTCAGAGGGTTAAATCTATCTGTGTGTATTAAAGTGTGTTGATCAGACAGTGACCTTATAGAAAGTCTCCAGGTGAAACTCTGTCATTGTTCTGTCCACTACTTGGACCAGGTGCAACAGCTGAGCATGCCCAGTACACACTTCCATCCCCAGAAATGTCCTACAGGGtacaacagagagacacacacacaggcagtccAGCCATTAATAATCAATGCTCAgggacaaacaaataaacaaacaaacagacacattgGGAATGAAACTGACAGATAAGTCAATAACTTTTTGGCAATAGTAACAATTAAATAGTGCCACACAGCTTACAGCACATTGGCCAGTGACCAAgtcatttatatttatactgtATTCATTATAACAAAAAGAGACCATTAAAGGCTGTGACTGTACCTCGTCCTCTCAGCGTTACAATAGACCTTCAGTCTGCCCGCTGAGCACACAAACCTGGCAACAAGAAACAGCAGGAATTAAATTTCCACCATAGTGTCAGCTTCTGTtgtaaacatcatgttttttcttaacTGTTTTCACGATTCCACCCACTCCTGTGCAAGTGATCCTCTAGGCAGCTGCCAGTACAGTTTTACTCGCCTTGCCTTGAGATAGTCATCATATTGATGGTAATACAGTGATTATATATGACTGCACTCTCCTCTCTTTGTTGTTATCATTTAATTTCCTTTGGTCTTACTGTCTTGCCTTGTTTTGTTGTGATGTTTTAACCAGCACAACCCTTTTTCTGAAAGCGTTTTACGTGTTGGTCACATGTGtgattaaaggaatagtttatATCTTCTGACGTGCGGTTGTATTAGATACTTATTCATAGTGTATTCCTACTGTACATGTCATTTGGCATGCTCACACTTATGTGAAAAAACtaacaaatcaaattaaaataaaatgtaaataaaaagaaagatcACATCCtcctgtgtatgtgtattgAGCAAACCTCTTGCAGTGCACAAGGCCTGCCCTGAGGCTCTGGGTGAAGGGTTGGATCCAGTGATGTCTGAGCACCACTGTCTGAGACAGGCTGAGGTGGAACTCCTCCTGCGGGGTCAAAACCACACCACGGGCCCTGGCTAATGACAGCAGCTCCTCCAATAACTCCCCAAACTCCTCCTCAGCATTGTCTGATgtggagaggagacagagggggaCACATGCAGACAATAATCTAAATTAGGTGAGGAATCaggttaaataaatgaaaactgaTCAAACAATCATCATCAATAGAGTATGCTGGTCTTACATGGAAAATAAACATAAGTGGCCCAGTTGCCTCTCTCATGTTTGAAGGAGCGGAGGCGTCCACCATGAAGGGAGCTGTCCTCAGTCTGTGGGTCCACTTCATCTGGAAACATGGCCAACAGGCAACCAGGGAGAGGCAGCCTGATGGAGACACAGCCCAGTAACACTGACAGGTTTATCACCCAGGGGTCGGCCATGGCCAGAAGCTCATCAGTGACATTACAACATTCAATGGCTACACTTGGTCCTGCGTTAACATTTGAGAAATGGTGTTTTCTGCGTTCCTATACAGTCTCTGGTAAATCATGTTTGTAAGTCATGAGCCGCCACACACCTTGTCTTAGGGACCTGTTCCTCAATTCTGGGTTTCTTTTTCTCTGGGCTGTCGTCGTTACCACCATCTTCCTCTTGACACTTTCGTGACAAACTTCTGTGTTGAGTCGCTGTTGCCGCCGCCTCACTTTCCTCCtccgagctgctgctgctactgtaaCCAACCAACATCCTGTGATGTGTTAGTGACGTGTCAGGACATATTGAATTTTAATTAGACGTGTTAATTTGCTAAAAGACAGATCACTTTAAATAGTTATTTAAACTATAAGGAAAATATTCATGTTGAGTGGCCTCAAACTGTATTTTCCAGCCGCTTCGACCAACCAGTCGGCGTGCCGCAGTCCTGCACTTCCGGTATAAACAACCTGTTGTAATGGTAATTTAGGTCCCACTGAAACATGGCTCACCTCGAATCAGTTCCCCTTTCAGAGGTTTGCAACTGTGTACAGTGTATGAATGAGGATTGTGTGTATAGgtgtttctgtgtaaaaaaaaaaaaaaaaaaattatgtcttTGTAGAAATACCTTGGTGGGATAACAGTGAAGACGCAGTGAATCATTTTAAAGTCATATAGCACAGTTATTATTGCTCTTTTTTAGAGGAGAAACAGATCCGACTAACACCAGTAATAACAGGATCCACAGGTAGTAAAGTCAGTTCAGATACTATGGAGTTTTTAAGAAGCAATATGACACCAGGAGGGATTTCATCAAACACTAAAGCACATTCCCTTGGCGGTAGTTAAATATCATACTTGTCCAAAGTGAAGTATAAGAATTGAGGAGCTGGTTAACCAGATGGATTCCTTGAATAAACCAGTTTTCCAAGAATAATGATTTGTGTTTATATAATATGCCTCCATTGTTCCAAATATAATATCTGTCAGGGGAAAAATTATGTTCATAAATTAAAGACAgctgtcattattttttaatgatagtTTTGACTTACACGTTTTACCCTTTGGGACAACAGGAATAGATGTGAAAACTTTTACAAGAGTGTTACATTGAAgctatcacacacacaacacacactaggttccgtgtgtgtgtgtgtgtgtgtgtgtgtgtgtgtgtgtgtgtgtgtgtgtgtgttggtgttgtgAGCATGCCAATTAACTCTTGGTTTATTCATGTTCCCGTGCGCGGGCAGCAGCTCAGAAGCTAGCtgatagctagctagctatttatatcaaaatgcatatttttttcgCCAGCCGAGGGAATGCCTTCAGAGGCAAATAAATGCATACGTGAAACGACACCGTTTGTGGGGCGATTTGGGAAATCGCGGGggaattttcacccatttaaatgACCCGCAAATCCCATTTTTTCGGCCCCTGGAGCCACAGCGCTCGAACAAGAGAGCATCCGAGCACCGTTTGCGGATGTGAAGACGGGACCTAATGTTATTTGGGGGTGTAGCTAACCTACGGTAGACTGGCATTTCGTCCGGAATACTTAGCAGGCTTGACTGAACGCTCCAGGTATGTAAATGCGGAATTTCTCACCACTGTTTACATGCACCACTCACTAACAAAGGTGTCGCTGCAGCGGTTACTTCTATGCTGTTATGTTCCcgtggctaacgttagcccgcTAGCGTTAGCTCTGTCCTGCGCCGCTGTGGCTGCGTTAGCATGTGGCtaggctagctagctaacctcCCCTGATTACAGTGATCTTTGCCTGGAGACGAAAAACGTTATGATGCGCAGACGCTGCctaccactttttttttaaccgcgAATCGTTGAGCATTTGGATTTCAGTATAGACAGGGGCGGAACAAACACAACCAGtttaataaagatttaaataGTCGGCTTAGTGTTAATGTTTGTGTCCAAGTGAGTATGTAAATGAATGATCACTTGTGTGATTCTGCGTTCACTGTTGCACACCTTCAAGTTGTTTACACTTACATTACATTG encodes the following:
- the usb1 gene encoding U6 snRNA phosphodiesterase 1; the protein is MLVGYSSSSSSEEESEAAATATQHRSLSRKCQEEDGGNDDSPEKKKPRIEEQVPKTRLPLPGCLLAMFPDEVDPQTEDSSLHGGRLRSFKHERGNWATYVYFPYNAEEEFGELLEELLSLARARGVVLTPQEEFHLSLSQTVVLRHHWIQPFTQSLRAGLVHCKRFVCSAGRLKVYCNAERTRTFLGMEVCTGHAQLLHLVQVVDRTMTEFHLETFYKDPSFHVSLAWCVGDLTEQMKECIQGMQSLVDDHEEGPYVLRLDCEELRCRTGNKVFRFPLEP